The DNA segment AGCCGCCCTCGCTCGGCACCGCGTAGATCAGGTCGCCGTCGGTGTTGCGGATCTTGACCGCGTTCAGCTCGTCGAGGTCCCGGGAGAGCGTCGCCTGGGTGACGTTCAGCCCGTCGTCGGCGAGCAGCTTCGCCAGCTGGCTCTGCGACCGCACCGGCTGCCGGTTGAGGATGTCCACGATCCGCCGGTGGCGCGCGGTGCGGGTCTGCGGCACGGCGGGCCCGGCGCCCGCGGCCTGCTCATGGTCCTGCGCCTGGCTCATCGTCGTCTCATTCTCCGGCTCGTCCGTCCCCACCGCTTGTCTCGAGGATGCCGGGCAGCGCCTGGAGGAACGCACCGGCCTCGTCGTCGCGGAGGTTGAGCGGCGGCATGAGCCGTACGACGTCGGGGGCGGGCGCGTTCACCAGGAATCCGGCCTCCTGGGCCGCCTGCTGCACCTCGGCTGCGTGCGGTCCGGTAAGCACGATACCCAGCAGCAGGCCCGCGCCCCTGACGTGGTCGATCATCGGGTGGCCCAGAGCCTCGATTCCCTCGCGCAGCCGCTCGCTCTGCCGCTTGACGTTCTCGAGCAGCTGCTCGTCCGCGAGGGTGTCGAGGACGGCGAGGCCGGCCGCGCAGGCGACCGGGTTGCCGCCGAAGGTGGTGCCGTGCTGACCGGGCTCCAGCAGCTCGGCGGCGCGGCCGAAGGCGACGGTGGCGCCGAGCGGCAGACCGCCGCCGAGCCCCTTGGCGAGGGTGACGACGTCGGGCAGCACGCCTTCGTGGGCCTGGTACTCGAACCAGTTGCCGGTGCGGCCGACGCCGGTCTGCACCTCGTCCAGGACCAGCAGGGCACCGGTCGCGGCGGTGATCGCGCGGGCCGCCTTGAGATAGCCGGGCGGGGGAACGACGACGCCGTTCTCGCCCTGGATCGGCTCGATGATCACCATGGCCGTGTCGGGGGTGACCGCTGCGGCCAGCGCCTTGGCGTCGCCGTAGGGCACGTGGGTGACGTCGCCGGGCAGCGGCCGGAACGGCTCCTGCTTGCCGGGCTGGCCGGTGAGGGCGAGCGCGCCCATGGTCCGGCCGTGGAAGCCGCCGGTGGCCGCCACCATGTGGCCGCGCCCGGTCAGCCGGCCGATCTTGAAGGCGCCCTCGTTGGCCTCGGCGCCCGAGTTGCAGAAGTAGACCTTGCCGTCGCGGCCGAAGAGCTGGAGCAGCCGTTCGGCGAGGGCGACGGGGGGTTCGGCGATGAAGAGGTTGGAGACGTGGCCGAGGGAGGCGATCTGGGTGCTGACGGCCTCGACGATCGCCGGGTGGGCGTGGCCGAGGGCGTTGACCGCGATGCCGCCGACGAAGTCCAGGTACTCGTTGCCGTCGGCGTCCCACAGCCGGGCGCCCGCGCCGCGGACGAGGGGCAGGCGCGGGGTGCCGTAGTTGTTCATGAGGGCGCCCTGCCAGCGCGCGGTCAGCTCTGCGTTGGTCGCGGTCCCCGTCATGCCACGTTCCCCTTCTGCTCGTCGGGCTTCTGCTCGTCGGACTTCTGCTCGTCGGGCACGACCATCGTGCCGATGCCTTCGTCGGTGAAGATCTCCAGCAGGATCGAGTGCTGCACCCGGCCGTCGATGACGCGGGCGGTGCGCACGCCGTTGCGCACGGCGAACAGGCAGCCCTCCATCTTCGGCACCATGCCCGAGGACAGGTCCGGCAGCAGTTTCTCCAGCTGGGAGGCGGTGAGGCGGCTGATCACCTCGTCGCTGTGCGGCCAGTCCTCGTAGAGTCCCTCGACGTCGGTGAGGACCATGAGGGTCTCGGCGCCCAGCGCAGCAGCGAGTGCCGCAGCCGCCGTATCAGCATTGACGTTGTAGACATGCCCCGAATCACCCTCGTCCTTGCTCCGGGCGACGGAGGAGACGACCGGGATGCGGCCGTCGGCGAGCAGGGCCTCGATCGCGCCCGTGTCGATCTCGGTGATCTCGCCCACCCGCCCGATGTCGACGCGTTCGCCGTCGATCTCGGGCCGGTGCCTGGTGGCGGTGATGGTGTGCGCGTCCTCGCCGGTGAGGCCGACGGCGAGCGGGCCGTGCTGGTTGAGCAGCCCGACCAGCTCCCGCTGGACCTGTCCGGCGAGCACCATCCGTACGACGTTCATGGCGTCCTCGGTGGTGACGCGCAGGCCCGCCTTGAACTCGCTGACGATGCCGTACCGGTCGAGGGCCGCGCTGATCTGCGGGCCGCCGCCGTGCACGACGACCGGCTTGAGCCCGGCGTGCCGCAGGAAGACGACGTCCTGGGCGAAGGCTGCCTTGAGGTCCTCGTCCACCATGGCGTTGCCGCCGAACTTGATGACGACGGTCTTGCCGTGGTGGCGGGTCAGCCAGGGCAGCGCCTCGACGAGGATCTGCGCCTTGGGCAGCGCGGTGTGCTTCCGCGTCGGGGTGCTCATGAGCTGTACGCGCTGTTCTCGTGGACGTAGTCCGCGGTCAGGTCGTTGGTCCAGACGGTGGCGGTCTCGGCGCCGGCCGCGAGGTCGGCGACGACGTGCACCTCGCGGTAGCGCATGTCGACGAGGTCGCGGTCCTCGCCGACGCTGCCGTCCTTGCAGACCCACACACCGTTGATGGCCACGTTGAGCCGGTCGGGCTCGAAGACGGCGGACGTGGTGCCGATCGCGGACAGCACGCGGCCCCAGTTGGGGTCCTCGCCGTGGATCGCGCACTTGAGGAGGTTGTTGCGGGCGATGGAGCGGGCGACCTCGACGGCGTCCTCCTCGCTCGCGGCGTTGATCACCTCGACCTTGATGTCCTTGCTTGCGCCCTCGGCGTCGCCGATGATCTGCCGGCCGAGGTCGGCGCAGACCTCCCGCACGGCCTCGGCGAAGTCGTCGTGGACGGGCGTGACGCCGGAGGCGCCGGAGGCGAGCAGCAGGACGGTGTCGTTGGTGGACATGCAGCCGTCGGAGTCGACCCGGTCGAAGGTGACGCGGGTGGCGGCGCGCAGGGCCTTGTCCAGGTCCGCGTCGCCGAGGTCGGCGTCGGTGGTGAGCACGACCAGCATGGTGGCGAGGCCCGGTGCGAGCATGCCGGCGCCCTTGGCCATGCCGCCGACGGTCCAGCCGTCGCGGCTCACGACGGCCGTCTTGTGCACGGTGTCGGTGGTCATGATGGCGAGGGCGGCCTTCTCGCCGCCGTGCTCGGAGAGCAGACCCGCGGCCTTCTCCACGCCGGGGAGCAGCTTGTCCATGGGGAGGGTGACGCCGATGAGGCCGGTGGAGCAGACGGCGACCTCGATGGCGCCGCGCCCGAGGGCCTCGGCGGCCTTCTCGGCGGTGGCGTGGGTGTCCTGGAAGCCCTGGGGGCCCGTACAGGCGTTGGCACCGCCGGAGTTGAGGACGACCGCCGACACCTGGCCGCTCTTGAGGACCTGCTCGGACCAGAGCACGGGAGCGGCCTTGACGCGGTTGGTCGTGAAGACGCCCGCGGCGGCACGGCGCGGTCCGTTGTTGACCACGAGGGCCAGGTCGGGATTGCCGTTCTGCTTGATCCCGGCGGCGATGCCCGCCGCCGCGAATCCCTTGGCTGCCGTGACACTCACTGCGTCTCCTCGTTCGCTTCTCCGCCCGTGCAGCGCACCGGTGCGGCTTTCATGGTTGTCTGCGGCCCGGTGGCTGCACGTGCTCCCCCAGCTACCGCTGGGCGGTGCCCCCAGCTCACGGTGCGACTCCGATCGAGGAGAGCCCCAAGGTCTCATCGAGACCCAGGGCGATGTTCATGCTCTGCACGGCACCGCCGGCGGTGCCCTTGGCCAGGTTGTCGATGGCGCTGATCGCGACGATCCGGCCCGCCGCCTCGTCGTACGCCACCTGCACCTGGACGGCGTTGGAGCCGTACACGGACCCGGTCGCGGGCCACTGCCCCTCGGGGAGGAGGTGGACGAACGGCTCGTCGGCGTAGGCCTTCTCGTAGGCGGCGCGGACCGTCTCGGCCGTCGCCCCCGCACGCGCCCTGGCACTGCACGTGGCGAGGATGCCGCGGGGCATCGGCGCGAGGGTCGGGGTGAAGGAGACGGTGACCCGCTCCCCCGCCGCCGCGCTGAGGTTCTGGATCATCTCGGGGGTGTGCCGGTGGCCGCCGACGACGCCGTACGGCGTCATGGAGCCCATGACCTCGCTGCCCAGCAGGTGCGCCTTGGGCGCCTTGCCCGCCCCGGAGGTGCCGGACGCGGCGACGATCACCGCCTCGGGTTCGGCGAGCTGGGCGGCGTAGGCCGGGAACAGGGCCAGGGAGACGGCGGTGGGGTAGCAGCCGGGCACCGCGACGCGCTTGGACCCCTCCAGCGCGGCGCGGGCGCCCGGAAGTTCGGGGAGGCCGTAGGGCCAGGTGCCGGCGTGCGGGGAGCCGTAGAAGCGCTCCCAGTCGGCCGGGTCCCTCAGCCGGAAGTCGGCGCCCATGTCGACGACGAGGACGTCCGTGCCGAGTCGCTCGGCGACGGCGGCGGACTGCCCGTGCGGCAGCGCCAGGAAGACCACGTCGTGCCCGGCGAGGGCCTCGGCCGTGGTCTCGGCCAGCACACGGTCGGCCAGCGGCAGCAGGTGCGGCTGGAGCGCACCGAGCCGCTGACCGGCGTTGGAGTTCCCGGTCAGGGTCCCGATCTCGATCTCGGGGTGTGCCAGGAGCAGGCGCAGGACCTCTCCGCCCGCATACCCACTCGCTCCGGCAACCGCCGCGCGTACCGCCATGTCCACCCTCCTTCGGATGGCATGACTATACGTAGCCATGCACGTTTATGCAATGCCTGGTTGTGTGCCGCCCTGGACCGCGCCCCACCCGCACCCGGTTCCGGGGCGCCCCGGCGTCGTCGGCGCGCATGATCCGGCGGGGCGAGACGGCTCCCGGCGTGCGGCAGTCCGATGATCACCCGCACGCCCGCAGCGAGAACAGTGGTAATTCCGCAGGGTCTGTCGGCCGCGCCCGGCAGGCGAAGTGCGCGTTCAGGAAAAGGAGCCGGTCACGCGGAACTGAAAGGCGATGACATGGGCGGCAGGAGAAGGAAACCAGTTCAGTAGCAGCAGGTAAAGGGTGCCGCGACGGGCGCGGGCGAATTGCCACCAGACGCCGGCCACTGGCCACCAGCGGCGGCCCGTCCTGCCGCCGGGACACGGCGACCGCGGCGGAGGCGCCCCTCAAGCGGTGGCGTACGGTGCGCATGTTTCTCTGCTTCCATCGACCCTGCCGAAGCGCGTCGCGTTTCCGGTTCCGGATTCTGGAATCGGGCGATCGATTTTCCCCACCTCGGGAAACCCGGCATTTCCGGTGAGCGATTTCAAGGCGAAGCACTTCGCGGTGGCGTGGCCAAGGGGCGAGGCCGACAGGAGACCGCGGCCGCCCCCGTGCGTGCGAGGCCCGGGGCAGGGCACCTGCGCGACACGGGCCCCCGTAAGCTCGACGCCATGGATGCGCCGACCCCCTTTCCGGCGGTCCGGGAAGGGGCGGTGATGGGCGAGTTCTGGCCGGTGGCCGACGTGCTGGCCCATCTGGCCGGCCGATGGCGGGTGACCCGGGAGGTACGGGACCTGGCGGGCGACGACGCGGGGCGCTTCGAGGGCGTCACCGACTTCGTCCCGCTGCCCGACGGCGGACTGCTGCACGAGGAGTCCGGGACGTTCACCTGGCAGGGCGTGTCGCGGCCCGCGACCCGGACCCTTCGGTTCCTGCCCGGGGCGACGCCCGGCACGGCGGACGTACGGTTCGCGGACGGGCGGCCCTTCCACGACCTGGACCTGACCACGGGCCACTGCCTCGCCGGCCATCCGTGCGCGGCCGACTTCTACCGGGGCGAGTTCACCGTCCGGGACGCCGACCACTGGCGTACGGTCTGGCGGGTCGGCGGCCCGGCGAAGGACCTGGTGCTGACCACCGACTACGTGCGCGAGACCTGAGGGGACATCCCGTCGAGGCGGAGGCTCCAGCGGCCCGGGCGGCCCGTCACCGTGGTCGTCGACAGCGGGAGCACGTCTATGTTCCAGTAGCTGACGGGCGGCGCCTTCAGCGCGTACACCAGTGCCGCGCGGATCACCGAGGGCTCGGCGACCGCGACGATCCGGCCGCCGTCGCCCACCGGGCGGGTGTCGAGCCAGCCGCCGACCCGGGAGATGAAGGCCAGCAGCGGTTCACCGCCGTGCGGGCTGGAGCGCGGGTCGGCGAGCCAGGCGTCCACCGCCTCCGGCTCGCGGGCCATCGCCTCACCCAGCGTCAGACCGCGCCAGCGGCCCATGTCGCAGTCCCGCAGGGCGAGTTGGAGCAGCGGGGCGTAGCCGAGCGCGTCGCCGGTGGCGCGGCTGCGTGGCGTCGGGGAGCAGTAGCGCAGTTCGGCCGCCGCCAGTGGCAGCAGATACCCGGCGACGTACTGCACCTCGTCCCAGCCCGCCTGGTCCAGCGGCCGGTCGTCCTCGAAACGTTCCGCGAGCAGCGAGGAGCCGCGTGCGGCGGCGACGAACGTCACCCGAAGTGGCATGCCGTGATGGTGTGCCCCGGATGTGGGCGGGTCAAGAGCTGTTACCGGGCAGTTACTTGGGGTGTACGGACGCTCACTGTGGGCGCCCGGTCACCATCGGCGGGCCGTCACTGGAAGAGGTGCACCATCCACTGGTCAGGCCGCTCCAGCGGTGTGAAGCCCAGCTTCTCGTACACCCCGTGCGCGTCTTCCGTGGCGAGCAGGAAGCGCCGCAGCCCGTAGGGCCGCATGTGGTCCCGGACGAGGCCGACGAACGCCGTGCCGACGCCCTTGCCGCGCACCGAGGGGTCGACGTACACGTCGGCGAGCCAGGCGAACAGCGCCTGGTCGGTCACGACGCGCGCGTACGCCACCTGCTCGCCCGAGGCGGTGGCGTACACGCCGAAGTTCAGCGAGGACTCCATCGCCCGCTCATGTGTCTCGCGAGGGCGGTCGATCGCCCAGTACGCGCTGGTCGACAGCCAGCGGTGGACGCGGTCGACGTCGACGCGGGCGGTGTCGGCGGAGAACTCGTAGCCCTCGGGCAGGGCGGGCGCATCGCTCATGACGGGATCCTCGCAGGCGGGAGGGCCGCGGTCGAACCAATTCCCCCGCCGGTCACAGGCGTTGACGCGTCACCCGGTGCTGCCCGGCACGACTCGGTGCGGCACGGCCCGGCGCTGCCCCGCGCTGCCCGGCCTTGACACGTTTCCCACTCCGCCGTGTTGCCGACGTCGCCCGCGCCGGCCGTCAGCGCAGGTCCCGGAACACCTCGCCGCAGGCCGTCCGCAGCCGTCGTACCCCCTCCGCGATCTCTCCGGTGCCCGCCACCGCCGCGAAGCTCAACCGGATGTGGGCGGCGGGGGGTTCGGCGCTGAAGTAGGGGCGGCCGGGGGTGAGGGAGACGCCCGCGCGCAGCGCCGCGGCCGTCAGGGCCGTCTCGTCGGCGCCGTCGGGCAGGCGCAGCCAGAGGTGGTAGCCGCCGGACGGGATGTGCGGCAGGGCGAGTTCGGGCAGGTGTTGCGCGAGCGCGCCGGTCATGGCATCGCGGCGGGTCTTCAACTCCGACGACAGGGACCGCAGATGGCGTGGCCAGGCCGGGGAGCCGACGAGTTCGAGGGCGGCCTCCTGGAGCGGCCGGGGCACGAAGAAGGTGTCGACGATCTGAATGGCGCGCAGGCGTTCCAGCACCGGCCCGCGCGCGGCCAGCGCGCTCACCCGGAAACTGGGCGAGGTCGCCTTGGTCAGCGAGCCGACGTACACGACGACGCCGTCGGGGTCGTCGGCGGCCAGCGGGCGGGGCAGCGGGGCCGCGTCCGCGTGCACGAGATGGCGTACGAAGTCGTCCTCGACGACGAAGGCGCCCGCCGACCGTGCGATGCGCAGCACTTCGGCGCGGCGGCCGGGGGCCAGCACGGCACCGGTCGGGTTCTGGAACAGCGGCTGGCAGACGAACACCCTGGCGCCGCTGGCCCGGAAGGCGTCGGCGAGCAGGTCCGGGCGCACGCCGTCGGGGTCCACCGGGACCGGGACCGGGCGCAGGCCCGCCGCGCGGGCGATGGCCAGCATGCCCGGATAGGTGGGCGACTCGACCAGGACCGGGGCGCCGGGCGGGGCGAGCGCGCGCAGGGAGGTGGCGAGCGCGGACTGGCCGCCGGCCGCGATCAGCACCTCGGCGGCCGTGACGGCCCCGCCGATGCCGCGCGCGAACCACTCCCGCAGCTCCGGCAGCCCCTCCAGCGGGGGCCTGCCCCAGGCGCCCGGCCGCCGGCCGGCGCGGGCGAGCGCCGCGGCCATGGCCCGCTCGGGCTGCAGGGTGGGGTGCGGATAGCCGCCGTTGAACTCCAGGACGCCGGGCGGCGGCGCGGCGAGGCAGACGGTGACTCCGGAGGCGTCGACCGTACGCGGTACGAGGTCGGCGGTTCCGTCCGCGCTGAGGGCGACCTCCTGCCAGGAGGTGTCCCCGGCGGGCTCGGCGGTGGTGCGTGGCCGGGCCCGGAAGGCACCGGCCCCGGGCCGGGTCACCACCAGCCCCTCGGCGGCCAGCTGGGCGAGCGCCCGGGAGACCGTCACCGGACTCACCCGGAACCGCTCGACCAGGGCCCTGCTCGACGGCAGCTTTCCACCTGGCGAGTAGCGGTCCAGCTCTCTCCGCAGCTGTTCCGCCAACTCACCCACGCTGCTACGCTCTTGCATGAGAGCACAGAGTAGCGCTACTACGACCAGGCCGATAGCGGTCACCGCCGTCGAGCGCCGCGGTCTCGGTACCGCGCAGGCCGCCCTCGGCGTCGCCGCCTTCTCCCTCACCTTTCCCGCCACCGCCTGGGGCCTGGAGAGTTTCGGCCCCTGGTCGCTGGTGGCCCTCCGCAGCGTGCTCGCCGCGCTGGTCGCGGGCGGCTGTCTGCTGGCCGCGGGGACGTTACCGGCGGGCGGGTGCGGCCCCGGTCGGCGGGGGACGCTCCCCCGGCGCCGCGGGGCGGGGCTCCGGTCGGTACTGCCCGCCCGCCGGCATCTGCCGGGTCTCGCCGTCGTCGCGGCCGGGGTGGTGGTCGGCTTCCCGCTGCTGACCACGCTCGCGCTCCAGACGTCCACCACCGCGCACGCCGCGGTCGTGGTGGGCCTGCTGCCGCTGACCACCGCCGCCCTGTCCGCCCTGCGCATGGGCACCCGCCCCTCGCGCCGGTTCTGGACGGCGGCTCTGGCGGGCGCGGCTGCGGTGCTCGCCTTCACCGTCGCGCAGAGCGGCGGCGCCCTCACGGCCGCCGACGGCTACCTGTTCGGCGCGCTGCTGGTGTGCGCGGCCGGCTACACCGAGGGCGGCAGGCTCGCCAAGGTGATGCCCGGCTGGCAGGTCATCGGCTGGGCACTGGTGCTGTGCCTGCCGCTGAGCGTGCCGGGTGCCGTGCTGGCGCTGTCGTACGAGCCGGTGCGTCTGACGGGGTACGGGGTGGCCGGTCTGCTGTGGGTGGCGCTCGGCTCGCAGTTCCTCGGGCTGGTCGTCTGGTACCGGGGGATGGCGGCCGTCGGCATCCCCCGGGCCAGCCAGTTGCAGTTGGCTCAGCCGCTGCTCACACTGGTGTGGTCGGCGTTGCTATTGGGTGAGCACCTCACGGCGGCCGCTCCGCTGACCGCCGTCGCCGTGCTCGTCTGCATCGCCGTCACGCAACGGTCGTGACCGTGAGGAGGGCCTGACAGATGCGCGCATCCAAGGGCGATCACCTTGTTCAGCACGGCAGGGTGGTCGGCCAACACGACCAGGTCTCTGAAGTAGTCGAAGTGATGGGCACCGAGGGCAATCCGCCGTACCGCGTCCGTTTCGAGGACGGGCACGAGGCCGTGATGTCTCCCGGACCCGACTGTGAGGTCCGGCACGAGGAACATCACCAGGAAGACCAGAAGTAACCGACGGCGGGCAACCGACAGCGGTTCAGCGCGGTGGCCTCGCCGGCCTGCGGTAGTGGTCGGCGACCACCCGCGCCATCGCGCCGACGGGGTCCCTCGCCACGTCCCCGGCGGCGAAGAACACGTGCCCGCGCACCTGTGGATACCGGGCGGCGAGGGTGAGGTGCCGGGACAGCTCGGCCGGGTCCTGCCAGGCCGGCGGCTGCCCGGCGGCTCCCGCCTTGTACAGGGCCTCGCCGGCGTACAGGTGTGTCCGGGTCCCCTTGGCCACCGCCGCCCACCAGGCGAGGAGTACGGCGTAGTCGGCGGCGGCGAAGCCGATGTTCCAGTAGATCTGCGGGACGACGTAGTCGATCCAGTGCTCGCGGACCCACTTGCGGGTGTCCGCGTACAGGTCGTCGTACGTCTGCACGCCCGCCCGCGTGTCCGAGCCGCGGGGGTCGGTGACGGCGTTGCGCCACACCCCGAAGGGGCTGATCCCGAACCGGGTGCCGGGCCGGACCCGTCCGATGCCCGCAGCCATCTCCCTGACCAGCTTGTCGATGTTGTCGCGGCGCCACGCGGCCCGGCCGGCGAAGGCGCCGCCGTAGCGGTCGTAGGCGGCGTCGTCGTCGAAGGTCTGGCCGGCGACCGGGTAGGGGTAGAAGTAGTCGTCGAAGTGGACGGCGTCGACGGGGTACCGGGCGACCGCGTCGAGCATCGCCCGCCGTACGAAGGCGCGGACCTCGGGCAGGCCGGGGTTGTAGTAGAGCTTCCCGCCGTAGGTCACCACCCAGTCCGGGTGCCTGCGCGCGGGGTGCGCGGGGGTCAGGCGGCCAGGGTCGGCGTGGTTGGCGATCCGGTACGGGTTGAACCAGGCGTGCAATTCCAGGCCCCGGGCGTGGGCCTCCTCTACCGCGGTGCCGAGCGGGTCCCAGCCGGGGTCCTTGCCCTGCGTGCCGGTGAGGTACTCGGACCAGGGCTCGTACGGCGAGGGCCACAGGGCGTCCGCCGTGGGCCGCACCTGGAGGATCACCGTGTTGAGCCGGTCCCGGACCGCTCTGTCGAGGTGGTCGGTCAGTTCCCGGCGCTGCGCGGCGGCGTCGAGGCCCGGCCGCGACGGCCAGTCCCGGTTGTCCACCGTCGCCAGCCACACGCCCCGCATCCGCGCCGCCGCGCGCGGACGCGGGCCCCGCGGACCGTCCTGCGGTGCCGCCACCGCCTCCTGGGCCGCCACCGCCCCCTGGACCATCGCCGGCGTGGACAGCGCCGCCAGCGTGAACGCCCGCCGTGACATCCGCCTCATCGCACACCCCCATACGCTCCGGATCCGCGCCGTCACGGATCGTCCCGCGCATTAGGATGCCCCCCACCCGCCCGATCGATCATCGATACTTGGCGGTAACGTGCGAGCGGAGGCGGACGCCGAACCCGGTGTCCCGCCGATGCCGGAGAACCAGCGAAGGGAACGATGTGACGGGCAGCACGGACATTGCACGCGTCGGGGTCGTCGGCTGTGGTCAGATGGGCGCGGGCATCGCCGAGGTGTGCGCTCGTGCGGGGCTGGACGTGAAGGTCGCCGAGACCACCGGCGAGGCCCTGGAGATCGGCCGTACCCGGCTGTTCAACTCCCTGGCCAAGGCCGCCGAACGCGGCAAGATCAGCGAGGAGGAGCGGGACGCCTCGCAGGCGCGGCTGAGCTTCACCACCGACCTCGGCGAGTTCGCCGACCGCGACCTGGTCATCGAGGCCGTCGTGGAGAACGAGCAGGTGAAGACCGAGATCTTCCAGGTGCTCGACCAGGTGGTGACCCGCCCGGACGCGATCCTCGCCTCCAACACCTCCTCCATCCCGCTGGTGAAGCTGGCGGTCACGACCTCGCGCCCCGACCACGTCGTCGGCATCCACTTCTTCAACCCGGCCCCGGTGCAGAACCTGGTCGAGCTGATCCCGGCCCTCACCACCTCCGAGGGCACCCTGAGCCGGGCCCAGATCTTCGCCGAGAAGGTGCTGGGCAAGCACGCCATCCGCGCCCAGGACCGCTCCGGGTTCGTCGTCAACGCGCTGCTGGTGCCCTACCTGCTGTCCGCGATCCGCATGTTCGAGTCGGGCATCGCGAGCCGCGAGGACATCGACAACGGCATGGAGATGGGCTGCGCCCACCCGATGGGCCCGCTGCGGCTGGCCGACCTGATCGGCCTGGACACCATCGTCTCCATCGCCAACTCCATGTATACGGAGTACAAGGAGCCGCTGTACGCCGCTCCCCCGCTGCTCCAGCGCATGGTCGAGGCGGGACGGCTGGGCCGCAAGTCCGGCTCCGGGTTCTACAACTACGGCTGATGACAGGCTTTCGCGATCGCGGCTGACTACCGGCTGCGACGACTGCGGGCCCGGCACCGGACTTCGGTGCCGGGCCCGTCCGTTTCACACACCGTGTGCGCGCCGGGCCCGCATATGCCCCTCGCACACGCTCCCCACGCGCCCACCAGGCGAGTTGACTCTCCATGCACATGCAAGGGATGCGGAACCCGTGCATCCGACCATGGAAAGGAGTGGACCGTGACCATCGACCCGGAGCATCCCGTGGTTCACGGAGAACTCGCAGAGTTACGCCGCCGCCTCGACGTCGCCTACGCGCGTGTCGAGGGAGGGCTGGCCCTGCTCAGCCATCGCACCGAGGAGAGCGCCAAGGAACTGGACGAGCTGAACTCCCGCATGACGTCCCTGGAGCACACACGCTGGCCGCTCCCCTCGGTCGCCGCGCTCACCGCCTTGGGAGCGCTCGCCGTGGCCGTCTGGCAGGCCCTGGCCCGCTAGGGCCTCTCTTCCGGATCTTGCCGGGGTCGCGGGGTCTGGCACGCACTCCCCCAAGCTCTGCGAGCAGGGGGTACCCCCAGCGGCGTTGTCGTCACTCTCCCCCAAGCTCTCGGCTTCGCTCGAGCAGGGAGGGACCCCCATCGCGCCGCGTCGACTCCCTCCCCCGCCTTGCAGCCGCACGCACCAGACCCCGCTCGGGCCGGCCAGAAGGCACCGCAGACCGGAGCCGGCCTGATCCGGAAGAAAGACCCTAGCCCCGCGCGGGCCTGTCCTCTTCGGCGAGCCTGAGGTGGTGCAGCAGGAGTAACGCGGCCGCCATGTTGGCGGCCGGCACCTCCCCACGGGCGATCAGGTCGGGGACGACTTTGAGCGGGACCCATTCCCGGCGGTCCGACTCGAAGTCGTCCACGGGGTGACCGACGTACTCGCCGCGGTCCGACCAGTAGATGTGGTGCCGGGCGTCGGTGAGGCCGTTGGACGGCTCCACCGTCATCAGGTGGTGCAGGGGCCCCGGCCGCCAGCCGGTCTCCTCCTCCATCTCCCTGGCGGCCGCGCTCGCGATGTCCTCGCCGTCCTCCACGACCCCCGCGGCCAGTTCCCAGCCCCAGCTGTCGGTGATGAACCGGTGGCGCCACAGGAGCAGGACCTCGTCCGACTCGTTGACCACCGTGGCGACGGCGACCGGGCGCAGCCGGATGAGGAAGTGATCCAGGTGCCGGCCGTCCGGGAGCTCGACATCCGCGAGATTGACGCTGAACCAGCGGTTTGCGTACACAGTTTGTTCGTTCTGTTTCGTCCACTGCACGGTTCTGCCACCTTCCGACGAGTAAGTGGCAATATCGCAGCAGGGACTTCTTCGGGCCTACAGGGCGCGTGGACCTTGGAGGGGTACGCGCAGTGCTCCGTCGATGAGTTCGGCGGCTTCGGCGGTGCCGGCCGAGCCGCAGCGGGCCA comes from the Streptomyces sp. NBC_00820 genome and includes:
- a CDS encoding GNAT family N-acetyltransferase, translating into MSDAPALPEGYEFSADTARVDVDRVHRWLSTSAYWAIDRPRETHERAMESSLNFGVYATASGEQVAYARVVTDQALFAWLADVYVDPSVRGKGVGTAFVGLVRDHMRPYGLRRFLLATEDAHGVYEKLGFTPLERPDQWMVHLFQ
- a CDS encoding histidine phosphatase family protein, which codes for MPLRVTFVAAARGSSLLAERFEDDRPLDQAGWDEVQYVAGYLLPLAAAELRYCSPTPRSRATGDALGYAPLLQLALRDCDMGRWRGLTLGEAMAREPEAVDAWLADPRSSPHGGEPLLAFISRVGGWLDTRPVGDGGRIVAVAEPSVIRAALVYALKAPPVSYWNIDVLPLSTTTVTGRPGRWSLRLDGMSPQVSRT
- a CDS encoding DUF6314 family protein — protein: MGEFWPVADVLAHLAGRWRVTREVRDLAGDDAGRFEGVTDFVPLPDGGLLHEESGTFTWQGVSRPATRTLRFLPGATPGTADVRFADGRPFHDLDLTTGHCLAGHPCAADFYRGEFTVRDADHWRTVWRVGGPAKDLVLTTDYVRET
- the argJ gene encoding bifunctional glutamate N-acetyltransferase/amino-acid acetyltransferase ArgJ, which translates into the protein MSVTAAKGFAAAGIAAGIKQNGNPDLALVVNNGPRRAAAGVFTTNRVKAAPVLWSEQVLKSGQVSAVVLNSGGANACTGPQGFQDTHATAEKAAEALGRGAIEVAVCSTGLIGVTLPMDKLLPGVEKAAGLLSEHGGEKAALAIMTTDTVHKTAVVSRDGWTVGGMAKGAGMLAPGLATMLVVLTTDADLGDADLDKALRAATRVTFDRVDSDGCMSTNDTVLLLASGASGVTPVHDDFAEAVREVCADLGRQIIGDAEGASKDIKVEVINAASEEDAVEVARSIARNNLLKCAIHGEDPNWGRVLSAIGTTSAVFEPDRLNVAINGVWVCKDGSVGEDRDLVDMRYREVHVVADLAAGAETATVWTNDLTADYVHENSAYSS
- the argC gene encoding N-acetyl-gamma-glutamyl-phosphate reductase — translated: MAVRAAVAGASGYAGGEVLRLLLAHPEIEIGTLTGNSNAGQRLGALQPHLLPLADRVLAETTAEALAGHDVVFLALPHGQSAAVAERLGTDVLVVDMGADFRLRDPADWERFYGSPHAGTWPYGLPELPGARAALEGSKRVAVPGCYPTAVSLALFPAYAAQLAEPEAVIVAASGTSGAGKAPKAHLLGSEVMGSMTPYGVVGGHRHTPEMIQNLSAAAGERVTVSFTPTLAPMPRGILATCSARARAGATAETVRAAYEKAYADEPFVHLLPEGQWPATGSVYGSNAVQVQVAYDEAAGRIVAISAIDNLAKGTAGGAVQSMNIALGLDETLGLSSIGVAP
- a CDS encoding acetylornithine transaminase; this translates as MTGTATNAELTARWQGALMNNYGTPRLPLVRGAGARLWDADGNEYLDFVGGIAVNALGHAHPAIVEAVSTQIASLGHVSNLFIAEPPVALAERLLQLFGRDGKVYFCNSGAEANEGAFKIGRLTGRGHMVAATGGFHGRTMGALALTGQPGKQEPFRPLPGDVTHVPYGDAKALAAAVTPDTAMVIIEPIQGENGVVVPPPGYLKAARAITAATGALLVLDEVQTGVGRTGNWFEYQAHEGVLPDVVTLAKGLGGGLPLGATVAFGRAAELLEPGQHGTTFGGNPVACAAGLAVLDTLADEQLLENVKRQSERLREGIEALGHPMIDHVRGAGLLLGIVLTGPHAAEVQQAAQEAGFLVNAPAPDVVRLMPPLNLRDDEAGAFLQALPGILETSGGDGRAGE
- the argB gene encoding acetylglutamate kinase — translated: MSTPTRKHTALPKAQILVEALPWLTRHHGKTVVIKFGGNAMVDEDLKAAFAQDVVFLRHAGLKPVVVHGGGPQISAALDRYGIVSEFKAGLRVTTEDAMNVVRMVLAGQVQRELVGLLNQHGPLAVGLTGEDAHTITATRHRPEIDGERVDIGRVGEITEIDTGAIEALLADGRIPVVSSVARSKDEGDSGHVYNVNADTAAAALAAALGAETLMVLTDVEGLYEDWPHSDEVISRLTASQLEKLLPDLSSGMVPKMEGCLFAVRNGVRTARVIDGRVQHSILLEIFTDEGIGTMVVPDEQKSDEQKPDEQKGNVA